ACCAGAGGCATATGGCACATTGTACCAGGCTCGTAGGACCTGACCCCTCCTTTGACACGTGGGAAGACCAGAGCCCAGAATGCAAGGAAGCACATgtactgagtgcctactgtgtgcagcCACTGGGAGAAGGGACTTGTTACCTCTGAAAGGGAAAGggacttgtccagggtcacatgGCTACTCTGTGGCAAAGCTGGGACCCAAACCTGGGTCTGTGGCCTTTCTGCCTTGCTCCCTAGACCACTGGCCTGAGGGCTCACTCTCCCAGTAGCTAACATTCTGCTCTGGAGGGTAAGATGCAGGCCCTGACCCATGAACTGGGTTTCAGAAGGAGCCAGGCACAAGGCAGGTGCAGCACACGAATACTGAATTCATTCCACGAGGGACCTCTGAATGGGGATTCCGTTTTGGGTGCTGGGAGAAAATTATTCCAGCCTCGTTGGCTCAGGGCACGAGAGGGGGCTGCCTTAGAGGCATGCTTCAGGCATGCAGGACAAGTGCCCCTCCACCCAACCCTTTTGGCCTCCTGGTGGCCACGCCCAAAAGCTGCCATTGGCATCATCCCAGCAGGCAAAGGTTTGCCCTGGTTGCAGTGATGAGTCCCAGAGATGCCCAGAGAGCCGCCTTCTGCAGCCAGACCGCGTCCCGAGTTCGCCATCCAGTAAACTTCTGGGAGGCCAGGGACAGTCCCAGGCACCGTGTCTCAGGACCACTGCTGGCTCTTTTTGCCAAGCTTCTACCCCCTGCCCCCTGACTTGCTGCAGATTAAAAATAAAGGGTCAAGATAGATCATAAACCTTCTTCTCTTACCCACCCCACTGTGTTCCTCTGTCCTGAGGAATGTTCCCGCGACCCCACATGGATTATCTGTTAATCCTCACAAACCCCCTAGGTGGTTGGTGCTaccatcatttccattttacagatgaggcaatgGAGGCTCAGGGAGGGGAATTGACTTGCCCAGAGTGGTCACCCACAGAGGAAGTGATCTCAGGCCAGAGACACTCCCCTGACTGCTGCCCTCTCAGAGCTTCCAGTCTGGAGTCAAGGCCCAGGGAATGGGTAAGGAGCCAGCTGCTTGGAGAGGACCTAGCATGGAGAGCTCCGAGAGTCGGCCTCTAACCCAACCCAGCCTGCCCTGCCGGACCACGTGGAAACCCCCTGTGTGCAGCATGCTGCCAGCCACCCGGGCAGGGGCTGTTGCTCCAAACTCTTCCCAGGGAGTTCACGTCCCCTTATCCAACAAGGAAAGGAGACGAGGGGCTGCAACCGCACCCCAAGGCAGGGGAGTCCCAGAGATTCCAAAAGTTTTAGGGCCCTCCACTGCAGCTCATGGTCCCAAACACCCACCACCCTTTTTGAGTTGGTTTCCCCTCAAAGTcagttttacatttattgagcacctaccaagTGTCAGGCACAGCAAGCGAAGGTCCATTCTCTTAACAGAAACGATGATGAagataatgatttaaaaaaatagaatctttACATGATTATCTCTTTTGAGGTATTATCCCTGTATGAGTTAGTTATAGTAAAATgagacaggacagagataagctgagaaatgaaatcttgggtacaaagaaaccagaaactgatagtttggaaaattctgggcttccagaaagtgagaccccagaagctacagccccacgtgaggatttacccaaacatggaacccgaccaccatttcagtacaagcggagattggagatggagttacccagaaaggatttgtggaaactcctgttatctgatggttttgacccctgtgtgcttcatgccaagccaaggAGATTTTTGTGAAATCTATACAAACggaaccactgctggtctggactggaggagatgaagaaggaacaagttgaaggaaaaatttcttcagagacagagccttggagattgaggtctggagtcaagaggtctcgggctgggagagcggagcagcccacatgcatggaaagggtgagtttgcccgcAAAGCTCAGGCCTTCCGCCTCGCCTCCATGCCCAGGCCCCAgggagggcggagcacattcccccggggttggggagagcctggccgccaccccactgttctgaaggggttgagagtGTGCCTTGGAGATGGAAAAGggtctgggtgctgccccgatatttgaggagggtggggccaagaagatggtccccccaatgtgtggatatgtaggagcactcaccccagcgtttggagagaaaagagctgcagTGTAAGCCTTTGAAAAGTATGggctgctgctctctcaagccccaagggtaaagcatcattctctaaatgactctcagactttgaaacctaatggagtttgccctgcaggttttgggAACTGCCTTGGTCctgttaactctgttttcctttcagtttctccttacggcaatgggaatgtttatcctatgactgtccctcctttgtatattggaagcagataacttgttctaagtttcacaggtacacagCCAGAGGGGAACTTTGCTTTAGGACTAGAggatgcctgtaactgattttaatgagatcttgtacttacctactgttaccaaaataatttaaggttttgtgatattgtgatgggatgaatgtattttgtatatggaaagagcatgtttttctggggtccagggggtggaattatgttccccagaaaaagccatgttctttaatgcaatcttgtgggggcagacatattagtgttgattaggttggaacctattgattgagtgttttcatggagatgtgactcaatcaactgtgggcaagacctttgattggataatttccatggaggggttaccccacccattcagggtgtgtcttaattaaatcactggagccatataaaacagctgacagaaggaactcagagctgcccctaagagaggataaaatgccccaagagcaacgttttggagaatgccattttgaaaagcaacctttTCACATggcttcccggctaacagaggttttccagatgtcaatagcctttctccagtgaaggtaccctactgttgatgccttaccttggacactttatggccttaagactgtaactttgtaaacaaagaAACCctcttgataaaagccaatccatttctgatgttttacaaaatggcagcattagcaaaccagaacaatcccTGTTTTTactgaggaggaaactgaggctcggagagggGCAGTCACTTGCTTGAGGTCACAGAGGCAAGAAGAGCACGTGCTGAGGGAAGAGCCCAGGTGGTCTAAGAACAgcttctcagtttctctgggctGTTTCATAGGATCTTGAGACACACCGAGTCTTAGAAGGGGTGAAGGAAACCAACATCAAGatcccctactatgtgccagccatcATGCCTGTCTATACATTATCTCAGCTAATCCTCACAATTCCACATGGTGGGTACTAGTATTAACTcaatttgacagatgaggaaacaggttcagagaggttgagtaactgaTCCAAGGACACACAGCAAAGGAGCTGGGGTTTGATCACAAGTCTGTCAGACTTGGAGCCGTTTTCTTCCTTGACACCCAGTGGCCTCTCTGTCTAGTCCCAGAGCTCTCCTCTGTCCTGGGGAATTGTGGGTGCTCAGTCAGTGGGAGCACCAATGTGGGTGAACTGAGGCGGCTGGAGAAAGGAACCAAGGGGACATTTTCTCCAATGTCCAGCAGGGGGCGCCCTTCCACAGCCTGCTTTCCTGATCTGCTTCTCCCAGCATGGCCACTTGGGAACCCCAGGAAAGCCTGGAGACTGGTGAGCCCCCAGCAATGTGGGCCTCATCTTTTTTGGCTTTCTCAGAGTGGTAGGTCACCCCCACCCAGATAAGAATCATCCACCCAAAAGACCCTAAGTGCAAACAATGACcctcattttcagatgaggacacTGCAGCTGGGGAGTATAGAGTCCTAAGGAGGGGAGGGTCCTACAGCTGGCGTCAGCGGCCCTAGGGCTTTTAGGGAATCCAGTGAAGCTCTGATTCTGCCTTCCAGAACCTTGGCCCAGTTACTGTGGCTGCTCCCCAGGGAGGGAGGGACCCTGGGAAGATCCAACTACAGCCAGCAGCAGGGAAAATGGTGCAAGGAAGTGGCAGGTCTGCACGGTGCCCCAACCATCCCCTCAGGTCCCATCACTTGTGATGGATGAGTTTGATGGGGCTTCGTAAAGCACTGCCTTCCAAGGCAAGGCAGCCAGGGCTAGTCTTGGAAGACACCCTCTTGGGAGAGGAGATACAGGCTCAGCTGGTACTTACATCCTGTTTCATTCTCTTCAAACTGCAGTAATAACATCTCAAAAGGAAGTGCAGGAGGGATGGGAAACCAACAGCCACTATGTGTttatgatgtgccaggcactgaactTGGTCTTCTTCCCCCAACATCTCATAACAACCCTGTGACGTACATTCTATTATTATACCCCATGTgtagatgaataaactgaggctcagagaggccagtTAACATgcacaaggccacacagctggtggCCCCACATTGTTGCATTGCCTGCCTCCAGATCTCTTGCCAGCTCATGAATGCAAACAAGAGGGGCTGGTTATTCTACCCTCCACTCCCTGCATGCTTCCCAGTCACCATGGCCCAAATCAGTCAGTCCCTGCCTCTTCCCGCTGGTTTCATTTTGGCAACCCCTCTTGCACACCTACTGTGCACTGGGGCCCACTGGGCTGGAAGCAGTTTGAAGGCAGGGGCTGGGTCTTATTCAGTAGTCATCCAGCCCCCACTGTGTGCTAGGCTCACTGCTAGGCCCAGGGGGTCCAAGGGAAGACGTCCCTGGTACTCAGGAGGTGTGCAGGTGTGCGGTGAGGAAGTGAAagggggtggaggaaggggcagagCCTGGAGAAGGTAGAAGATACcgccacccacacccacacccacacacggGAAGCCAGTTCAGGGGGAGACGAGGCAGCTGCCTTTATTGGGGGCCGTGGGCCGGCCAGCTTCATTCAAAGGCCACGCACTTGATCTTGAAGTCGCCATCGGCAGCCAGGTAGTTGATGGCCTCCAGGTTGAGGCGGTTGGGGAACTTGAATGTGTGTTCCTCTGGCAGCTTGATGGTCAGGTCTGCCTGGTCAAAGGTGATGCACACCTTGGGGGGCAGAGAAGGGCAGTGAGCTGGGCCCGGGCACGGACCCCGCCTGGAAAGCCTTGGCTCTGCAGCCACAGCGACAACCCATAGGCCACGGGCCCTCCCAGAGCCTTTTCCTCACATAGCCCTGACAACAGCCCCGCTTTGCAGGTGAGGCCATTGGGTCTCAGAGAGGGGATGACGCTTACCTGAAATTGCACAGcaagggaggggagggcagttgGGGCCACTACAGCCAGCTCTGCCCCAGCCCACCCaatgcccagccccagcccccatgCCCCAGCCCACCTCCACAACACTCCCAGGCTGGAAGGGGAAGGCGGATTCACGGTGCTCGGCACCCCAGGCCCCGCCATCCTTGCTGTTGCACACAATGGTGTTGGTGTCCCCATGGGCGTCGAAGCGAGGGTTGAAGTGCAGGCACAGGTTGTTGCTATCTTTGCCCAGGTTCAGCACGAAGCTAGGGGGGTAACGGGTAGAAACTGAGGCCCCTTGGACTGACCAGTTCGTGCCACTTGGTACACCATTAGTGCACCCAGTGGGGAAAGCTCATGGAACTGGGGGACAAGAAACCTGGATTCCTGCTCTGACTCTGCCATctgcttgctgtgtgaccctgagcaagtgCCTGCccccttctgggcctcagtttcctcatctgtacaatggggactGCACAGTGGGTCTTATGGTCCTGACAACCCAAGAGTGGCGGACATCAGCCTGGGTCCCGGAATTAGATGAGATCACGCACATGAGGTGTCCGCTAACCATCGTGGCTGCCCTCCAGATATCCAGCACCTATTTCCTCCCCCCTTGTTTTACTGATTAACccactgaggctcagtgaggctggttgactggcccaaggtcacatggcagCTGAGCAAATTGCCAGCTGGCTGAATGAATGCTGAGCGAAGAGgaggtgaatgaatggatgactaAAGGCAGTAAGGGGGGACCTCAGAGGGAGGGCAGTGGGGGTGACTCCTGTCTcattccctctcctccccccatccAGCCCTGGGTCTCTCCCAGAGTTGCCTTGGGGATGAGCCAATCCGAGGTAGATGAGAGGCTGCAGCTGGTTTAGTTTAAGAggatggggcaggagggagggggtggTAATGGTGGGGGCGCCCAGACCCTGCGGAGGAAGTGACTCATCTGAAGATCCTTGCCTCGGCCTGCTGCAGTTaaccccctccctgccagggagGAGGAGACGGGCCCCGGCCGGCCACGCCCCACCAGAGGGTGCTGGACCCTCGGGCACCCTGGCCCTCCCTGGCCCCGCCATCGCCCGCTCACCTCTTGGCGTCGGGGGCCACCTCGCCCCGCACTCTGAGGCACTCCCCGGGTTTGAGGTTCAGGTTGCTGGCGACCAGACCCTGCACAGACAAGCCCCCGCCCGGCCTGGTAAGAGGACACAGGCGTCCTGGACCCTCTGAACAGGCCAGCTGGAAATCTGGGGACCCCGTCTGCAAGTTCCAGGCTGACTCTGCCCAACAGGGTCTGTCACATGAGCGAGATTTTAGAAATCAGGATCTAGAAGCTTTTGCGGTTCAGTTTGGGGTTTTGGATGCAGCGTGGCCTGGGAGGTGGGCGCTCTGCCAGCTCCTCAGTTAAGATGGAGAGAACCGGCCTCGGGGTGGGGCAGCTACTTGCCCAAAGCCTCAGGGCTCCTGGCACCTGGGTCCAAAGTAAGCTGGATGGAGGGTTCGCACCTCCTCTGGGGAGGAAGTGGCCTGGGGTTGGAGGCTTCCCTCATCATCCCTTTCAAGGCCCTCTGTGCCAGAGAGAGGCACTAGGGCTGGAGAGGAGATCCCCAGGGACACAGAAGGGAGCACAACGAAGGGCCTGCTCTGCAGCCCGGGAGGCTCCAGAGTCGACAAGACTGAGGGCATTTGGGGTGGTTGGAGCTGCCCCTCCCACCGGTCCCTGCCACCTCCCTGCGCCAGGAGGGGTGGGAGATAACGGGAATAAGTCGTTCCTTCAGCCAGAAACTTGAACCCTTTCCCTGGAGGCCTGTGGAAGATCTTCaactccttctccctcccttgcCATCCCACGCCTC
Above is a window of Choloepus didactylus isolate mChoDid1 chromosome 8, mChoDid1.pri, whole genome shotgun sequence DNA encoding:
- the LGALS1 gene encoding galectin-1, encoding MACGLVASNLNLKPGECLRVRGEVAPDAKSFVLNLGKDSNNLCLHFNPRFDAHGDTNTIVCNSKDGGAWGAEHRESAFPFQPGSVVEVCITFDQADLTIKLPEEHTFKFPNRLNLEAINYLAADGDFKIKCVAFE